DNA from Actinomyces sp. oral taxon 897:
GGCCGAGGTCCTCATTGCCAACCACGCCGACGCCGACGCCTGGGTCGCCGCCCACCGCGCCGTCCGTCCGCGCCCTAGCGCCCTGCCGCTGCGCCCCTACGAGGCCATTGCCCTGCTGGAGCGGGCCGAGCCCGCCGCCTGACGCCTCTTAGGCAGGGCGCGGGGGCGGCCGTACCGCCGGCCCACCGCCACCTTCCTTCCTGATTGATGTACCCCCTCCCCGAAAGGATCAGCATGACCACCGCACCTGAGCGGCAGGTACGCCTCGCGGCGCCTGTCTCCGGGACCACGATCCCGCTCGCGGACATCCCCGATCCCGTCTTCTCCTCCGGGGCCGTCGGCGACGGCTTCGGCGTCGAGCCCGACGCCGGCCAGGTGGTGGCGCCCGTTGACGGCACCGTCACGCTCGTGGCCGCCACCGGGCACGCCATCGGGCTCAAGACCGACTCCGGCCTGGAGGTCCTGCTCCACCTCGGGGTGGACACCGTGGAGCTCAAGGGAGCGCCCTTCAGGATGACCGTGAGCGCCGGCGACCGCGTGCGCAGCGGCCAGCCCCTGGGCACCATGGACCTCAAGGCGGTCACCGCCGCGGGCAAGGCCACCACCGCCATCGTGGTCCTGACCAACAGCACCACCCACCTCGCCGGGCTCGAGGTCACCCCCGGGCACGTCGCAGCGGGCGGACCCGCCGCCACCGCGACCCTGAAGGACACCAGCACCGAGCCTGCCGCCGAGGCCGTCGCGACGACGGGACGCACCGACGGGCGGACCGGCTTCGACGCCACCGCCGCGGACATTATCGCCGGGGTCGGCGGGGCGGACAACGTAGCCAGCGTCATCCACTGCATCACCCGGGTGCGCTTCTACCTCAAGGACGCCTCCCTGGCCAATGACGACGTCGTGTCCAACCTGGACGGCGTCATTGACGTCGCCAAGGCCGGCGGGCAGTACCAGGTGGTCATCGGCGCCGACGTCGTGGACGTCTACGACGCCATTGTCAGCCAGCTTCCCGCAGGCGCCGCCGGGGACGCCGACGAGGCCGCCGAGCCCGTGGAGCGGCCCACCACCCCCCTGGGCTGGGTCAAGTACGGCTTCTCCTCCCTCATCGGCGTCATCACCGGCTCCATGATCCCGGTGATCGGCGTCCTGGCTGCCTCCGGTATCCTCAAGGGCATCCTGGCGCTCCTCACCCAGTTCAAGGTCGTGGAGAGCGCCAGTGACACCTACCAGATCATCTCGGCCATGGCCGACTCGATGTTCTACTTCCTGCCCATTATCATCGGCTTCACCGCCGCCAAGCGCCTGGGCTCCGACCCCATTATCGTGGCCATTATCGGCGGCGTGCTCGCCTACCCCTCGCTCGCGCACATGTCGAACCCGGAGTACATCGTCAAGTCCGGCGATGACCCTGCGGGGTTCACGGCGCCTTACCACATCGTCAGGCAGATCGGCAACACGATCTTCAACACCGACTTCTTTGGTATCCCGGTCTCCCTGCCGCAGACCAACGCCTACGCCTACTCGATCTTCCCCATTATCGTGGCCGCCTGGCTGGCTGCCAGGATCGAGCCCTGGCTCAAGATGTGGATCCCGGCGGTCATCCGTTCCATCTTCGCGCCGCTGCTGGAGATCTTCATTGTCTCCACCCTGGTCCTGGTGGTCTTCGGCCCCATTGTCATGGCCATCTCCGGGGCCATCGCCACCGGGGTGACGGCTGTTCTTAAGCTGAGCTACCCCGTGGCCGGGCTCATTATCGGCGGGTTCTACCAGTGCCTGGTCATCTTCGGCCTGCACTGGGCGGTCATCCCGATTATCTCCCAGCAGATCGCCGACCCCGGCTACTCCCCGCTCAACGCCATCGTCTCGGCCACCATGATCGCCCAGGGCGGCGGCGCCCTGGCGGTGTGGATCAAGACCCGCAACCGCCGTATCAAGCGTATGGCCGGGCCAGCCACCATCTCCGCCATGTGCGGTGTCACCGAGCCCGCCATGTACGGCCTCAACCTCAAGTACGGCCGCATCTTCCTGACCGCCTCTATCGGCGGCGCCGTGGGAGGGCTCATCACCGGCCTGTTCAACGTCAATATGTGGGGCTTCACCGGCGCCTTCGTGGGCTTCCCCTCGTTCGTGAACCCCAAGGGTATTGACAGCTCCTTCACGGGCTTCTGGATCGCCTCCTTCGCGGCCCTGGTGGTGGCGTTCCTGTGCACCTACTTCTTCGGCTTCTCCGAGTCCGACCTCGAGGGCGGCAAGGAGGTCAAGAAGGTGCGTCTGGGCAAGCGTGAGCCCAACTAGCCAGACCGTCCCCTGAGGGTATGTGGCGGGGCGTGAGCACCAGCTCTCGCCCCGCCACTACCTCTGCCTGCGTGGTGCCGGCATCCGCTTGGCAGTGGCCTGGAAGGAGAAGTCCACGGGGGAGTGCCTTGAGACCGTGTACTCAAAGAGGGTCCCGGAGGAGTCGAAGGTCGAGGAGGTCACCACCGCCACGCAGTCCATACCCGCCAGGTGGATGAACTGACGGTCCTCAGGCGTGGCGCGGTCCACCATAATCGTGCGGGACGCGCTCGCCACGACCACCTTGAGGTCCTCCTCCAGATAGGAGTAGATGGAGGACTCCACCACCTGACGGGTCAGGCCCGGTACCACCACGGTCAGGAAGCAGCTGGTGTCCACAATGAGGGGCACGTTGTCCAGCAGCCGCAGGCGCCTGACCACGGTAATGTCCGCCCCCCGGGCCATACCGGAGCGCTCGGCGAGCGCGGCGTCCACCCGGGTGCGCTCCAGGGAGATGAGGTGGGTGGCCAGGTCCAGGTGGTTGCGGCGGGCCGCCTCACGCATGGACTCAATGCCGCCGATGAGGAAGGTGGAGGTCTGACGCCTCCGGTGGATCACCAGGACCCCGCGCCCCTGCATCGCCTGGATATAGCCCTCACCGGCCAGGAGCGTGAGCGCCTTGCGCACCGTGTTGCGGGTGCACCCGAACTCCGCCGCCAGCTGGTTCTCACTGGGCAGCAGCGACTGGAAGGGGTAGGCCCCCGTCTCAATGCGCTCCTGCAGCGTGGCGAAGATGTGGTGGTACTTGGCCTGCGGCACAGGGTCCTCTTATCAGTAGTGAGAGACCACCGGGGTCCCGATCTCGTCCCAGTCGTAGAACCACTTGGCTTCGCTGACCGGCAGGTTGATGCACCCGTGGGAGCCGCCCGGGCCCGACCACCCGAAGGTGTGCTGCCAGGGGGCGCCGTGGAGGGCGTAGGACTCGTGCCAGTAGGACACCCAGGGCACGCCCCTGGCGCAGTAGGGCCAGCCGGGTGTGCAGCCCATGTCCTGGGCAGCGTACTTGAGGTACACCGCGTAGGTGCCGGTGACCGTGGGGTGGTCGGGCGACCCCGGCACCATGGGTACCGGGCCGTGGACGACGCTGGAGCCCTCGTAGGCGGTCGTGGTGGCCTTGGACAGGTCGATGTCGATCCACTTCTCCCCGGGTGCCGCCGGGTAGGCCAGGTCCTGGGCGCCGTAGTCAATGAGCTTGTCCTGCCAGGCCGCGGTGTCGGTAGCCGTCTCCAGGGTGCCGGAGTAGTCGGTACCGGCCTCCAGGGCCGCCGCCGCGGCAGTGGCCAGCGCCTCCGCATTGGAGACGTGGCGCCCGTCCTGGGCCTGGACGGGTACTGCGGCCACGTTCCCGGAAGGGTCCACGTAGCGCTTGCCCGTGACCGAGTCCACGTTCAGGAAGGCGGCCTTGGTACGGATCCAGCTCTCCACCTCGGAGACGTCCACCGACAGGGTGGGGGCGGTGTGGGGGTGGGAGGTGGTAACCACCCAGGAGGCCTTGGTGGGCAGGTCGGCGGTCAGGGAGGCCTCCTCGGGCCCGGTGAGGGTCACGGAGTGGGCCACCATGCTGTTGGCGCTCCGGGCGACGGCCGCCGCCATCTCGTCGGTGACCTCCGGGGTGACGGTCGCCAGTGACAGGCTCACCTTGGTGCCCGACAGGGTGGAGGCCGCGGTGTCCACCGCCGTCTGGAGGGCCTGGGTGTCCAGTCCGACGCCCTCGCTGCCGGGGACCACCTCGAAGGTCTCCCCGTCATCGCCCAGGGCCAGGTCCGCGTTACGGGCCCTGGTACGGCCCTCGGGCACCAGGGACTGGGCGTAGTCGGCCGTGACCATGGGGTCGGTGGCGGTCACGACGTCGATTGACGTGGGGCTGACCAGCGCGGTCAGGCGGTGGAGGACCGAGCTGCTCGGGGCGATGGCGGCCTGTGCCGTGGCCTCGGCGTCGACCGTGGTACCCAGCTGGGCCAGGCTCGCCGTGGCCGAGACGTCGCCGGTCACGGAGACGGTGACCGACTCCGCCCGACTGCGCACCAGGGTGGCGATCTCCTCACGGCTCATTCCCGAGACGTCGATCCCGGCCACCGTGGTGTGCGGGGCGGCGACGTCGGCGTAGTAGCTCGCGTACGCGTAGCCTCCGGCCCCGATCCCCAGGAGCAGGGCGGCCGCCGAGGCCCACAGGATCCGACGCCGGGGCGCACGGAGGAGGCCGAGGAGACCGGAGTGGCGGTCTGGTCCTGCTTTCGGCTCTGCCTGGGTGAGCGGCTCCGCCGGGTCAGGCTCGTCCTGAGTTGGTGGCTCTGACGGGGCGGGCTCGTCCTGGGTTGGTGGCTCCGCCTGGTCGGGGCGCTCCGTCTGGGTGGACGGCTCCGATGAGTCGGGCTCTGCCTGGGCAGGTGGCTCCGCCTGGGCGGGCTCGTTCTGAGCGGGTGGCTCTGACGGGTCAGGCTCGTCCTGGGTGGGCGGCTCCGACGGGGCGGCCCCGTCCTGGGTTGGTGGCTCCGCCTGGGTGGACGGCTCTGCCGGGTCAGACTGCTCCGTCTGAGCGGGCTCGTCCTCGTCGGGGCGCTCCGTCTGGGCTGGTGGCCCTGCCGGGTCAGACTGCTCTGCCGGGTCAGGCTCGTCCTGGGTTGGTGGCTCCGTCTGGTCAGACTGCTCCGGCGAGTCGGGGCGCCTGTCCTGGGTAGGCGGCTCTGCCTGGTCAGGCTGCTCCGCCTGGGCAGGTGGTTCCGCCTGGTCGGGGTGCTCGTCCTGTGGTGTGCTGGCCTCGGCCACCGGGTCCTCGGGGGTGGCGACCGAGTCCTGCGGACAAAGAAGTGGGGTGGAAACGTCGTCCATGCCGCATCAGGCTCCTTGCAGAGAAGTGGGGAAGGGGGCGTGAGACATACTAATTCACTGGGGAGACGGCCAGGGACCAGGATCTGGTACCAGAACTCTCCCCCTGATGTGGCGTCCGGCGCAGAGCGGCAGGTCAGTCGGCAATCGAGATAAGACCGTGAGAAAAACGTGACGGGACCGTGATATACGATCACGGTCCCGTCACGCCCAGACGACAGGCGGCTCTCAGTAGTGGGAGACCACGGTGGTGCCGATCGTGGCCCAGTCGTAGATCCACTTGGCCTCGCCCACCGGCATATTGAGGCAGCCGTGGGAGCCGGAGAAGCCGAAGCTGGAGCGCGACGGGGCGCCGTGGAGGGCGTAGCCCTCGTAGAAGTAGCTGATCCAGGGGATGCCCTCGGCCTCGTAGGGGGTGCCGTCCGCGTTCTGCCCGCGCATGGTCTGCGTGGCGTTCTGAAGGTAGATGTGGTACGTGCCGGTCACCGTGGGGGTCTCCGGGGCGCCGTCCACGATGGACACGGGGCCACGCACGACGGTGGCCCCCTCGTAGGCGGTGACCGTCTTGTTCGAGAGGTTGATGTCGATCCACTTCTCGCCCACAGCGGCCGGGTAGACCAGGTTCTCCGCGCCGTCGGCGATCTTCCGCTCCTCCCAGGTGGCCTCGATCGTCTTGGTGGTGAAGGAGCCGGTGTATGCCTTACCCGAGCCCAGGGCGTTGGTAATGGCCGAGGCCACGTCCGCGGAGTTGGACACGGTGGTGCCGTCCTTGGCCTCCACGGCGGTGGCGACCACCTCCCCGCGGGAGTTGACGTTGCGCTGGCCCTTGACCGGCTCGGCATTGACCTCGTCGGCCTGCTCGTTTACCCACGTGGTCACCTTGGCGTTGTCCACGCCCAGGGTCGGGGGGTTGTCACCGCTCTGGGAGACCGTGATCCAGGAGGCCTTGGTGGAGGCGTCAGCGGTGAAGGACTCCTCCTCGGTCTTCTTCTGGTCCCCGGAGCCGGTCGTGGTGGTGGCGGTGATGGTCACGTCCTGGGACACCCAGGAGTTCGCCTTGTCCGCGACCGCCTGGGCGTCGGCGTCGGAGACCTTCGGGGGGGCCGTGACGAAGCTGACGGACACGTCCGTGGAGGTCAGGGAGGTGGCGGCCTGCTCGGCCGCGGTACGCAACGTGGAGGCGTCAATGCTCACGCCCTCGGAGCCAGGGCTGACCTCAAAGGTCTCGTCGTCCTCGCCCAGGGTCACCCCGGCGTTGTGGGCCGCCGTCTTGTCGGAGGGGATGAGGGAGCTGGCGTAGGTGGCAGCGGTGTCCTCCTGGGTGGTGGTGGCCACCGTCACTGGGTGGTCGGAGAACAGGCCGGCCAGGCGGGAGCCGAAGGAGGCGCTGGGCTTCAGGGCGGCGTCAGCCACTGCCTCGGCGTCCACCGTGACGCCGAGATCCGTCAGGGAGGCGGTGGCGCTGGCGTCACCGGAGACCTTCACGGTCACAGCGTCGGCCTTGGAGTTGACCAGGTCGACGATCTGCTGACGGTTCATGCCCGACACGTCCGTCCCGGCCACCGTGGTACCTGGCAGGGCCAGGCCGGAGTAGTGCGAGGCGTAGGCGTAGCTGCCCACAGCGGCGGTGCCCAGGAGCAGGAGGGCCGCCGCCGCGGTCCATAGCGGCCAGCGACGACGCCGGTCCCGGGCAGGGGCTGGAGCAGGGTGGTAGGACGCCTCGGGGCCGGGGGTGGGGACGACCTCGGGAGCGGCGGGGGGCGGGGGCGTCACGACGTCGTCCTGGGGGCCCGCCTCGTCAGCGGTTGGAGCGGTCGGGGCGCTGGTGAGCGCGTTGAACTGCACGGAGATCCTTGATCCGGGTGGGCGCGTCGTACAGGGGACGGCGTGCCCAACCTTGTCCACAATCCAATGGCCCGCCGACGTGCGAGCCTTAGGTTCCATCACACCGGCGAGTCGCTGAGTTGTCAATGGAGAACACGGTGATTCTCTCTGTGAGATCGGGCAAAAGTAGTCGGGGACGGGGCGGCGTGGTGCTCCAGGACGGTAGGTAAGCTCCCCTTGCGTCCTCTGGGAGGTGTTTCCTGCCGGGACGGGGCTGGTGGTCTGGCTGGGGGCCGGGTACCGGCAGGCACCGGTCGTTTCCTGCCGGGACGGGTCTGATGGTGCTGCTGCTCTCCCGGCGTCCTCGGGGGTGGTGGTCGCGCTCCTCGACGAGACAGCTCAGGCGCCGCGCCGGGCCCTCACCGCTCGAGCTCGCGGACAGCGCCCGCGCGGAGCGCTGGCGTCCTCCCCGAGGACGGCCTGAGGCCCACCTTCGGGCGACCCACGCACCGGACGGGCAGCCCCTGTGTACGGAGCTGTCCTGGCGATCGGGACCTCTACGTGTGGGGCGGGTCCGTAGCCCCTGCAATACGGGGCCGTCCCCGCGAACTTCACGGCTACCCCGGCGCCAGCCACCATAGCTCCTGCAATACGGGGCCCTGGTCTGGTGCCGCCCAGGGGCAGGAGGAGCATCACGGTCCCAGGCACCCTCGTGCCGCTACGGCTCCGGTGCCGCCCAGGGGCGAGGCGGGGCCGGGCGCGGATACACTGCCGCCATGTCCACCATCTCCACCGACGAGGTAGCCCGCGTCGCGGCGCTCGCACGGGTGGCGCTGAGCCAGGAGGAGGTGACGCGCCTGGCAGGTGAGCTGGACGCCGTCGCCTCGTCCTTCGCCCGGGTCACCAGCGTGGTCACGCCCGACCTGCCTGCCACCTCCCACCCGGTCCCCCTGACCAACGTGCTCCGCCAGGACGTTCCCGGACCCACCCTGGACGTCGACGAGCTCCTTGCCGGTGCCCCGGCAGCCGAGGACTCCATGTTCCTCGTGCCCCAGATCCTCGGGGAGGAGTGAAGGACCGATGACCTCTTCCACACTTTCCTCGCTCGTGCGTGCCACCGCCGCCGAGCAGGCCGCTGCCCTCGCCTCCGGCGAGGTCTCCTCCCACGAGCTGACCCAGGCGCACCTGGACCGTGTGTCCGCCGTTGACGACGCCGTGCACGCCTTCCTGGACGTGGACGCCTCCAGGGCCCTGGCCGACGCCGACGCCGCCGATGCCGTACGGCGCCAGGGGGCGGCCGGGGAGCTCACCGGGGTACCCGTGGCCGTCAAGGACCTCATCTGCACCAGGGGACAGGTGACCACCGCGGCCTCACGGATCCTCGCCGGCTGGGTCCCGCCCTACGACGCCACCCTGGTGACCAACCTGCGTGCCGCCCACCTGCCGGTCCTGGGCAAGACCAACCTGGACGAGTTCGCCATGGGCGGCTCCACCGAGCACTCGGCCTTCGGCCGGACCTCCAACCCCTGGGACCTGGGGCGGATCCCCGGGGGCTCCTCGGGCGGCTCGGCGGCGGCCCTGGGGGCCTTTGAGGCGCCCCTGGCGGTGGGCACCGACACAGGTGGCTCCATCCGCCAGCCTGCCGCCGTCACCGGCACCGTGGGGGTCAAGCCCACCTACGGCACGGTCTCGCGCTTTGGCGTCATCGCCATGGCCTCCTCCCTGGACACCCCCGGCCCCATGGCCCGCACCGTCCTGGACACCGCCCTGCTGCACGACGTCATCGCCTCCTACGACCCCCTGGACTCCACCTCGCTCAGTGACGCCCCCCGGGGCATGGCCGCCGTCGTGCGCGCCGCACAGGCCGGGCGCGACCTCAGCGGGCTGCGCGTGGGCGTGGTCCGCGAGCTCGACGGCGGCGAGGGTTACCAGCCCGGCGTCGTGGACTCCTTCCACGCGGCCCTGCACCTGCTGGAGGAGGCCGGGGCCCAGGTCGAGACGGTCTGCCTGCCGCACCTGGAGTACGCGCTGGACGCCTACTACCTCATTATGCCCGCTGAGGCCTCCTCCAACCTGGCCCGCTACGACGGCATGCGCTACGGCCTGCGGGTGGAGCCCGCGCAGGGCCCCGTCACCGCCGAGGCCGTCATGGCCGCCACCCGCGGCGCCGGTTTCGGTGACGAGGTCAAGCGCCGCATTATCCTGGGCACCCACGTGCTGAGCGCCGGTTACTACGACGCCTACTACGGGAGCGCCCAGAAGGTGCGCACACTCGTCCAGCGCGACTTCGCCGCCGCCTGGGACGAGGCGGACGTCCTGGTCTCACCCACCGCGCCGGTGACGGCATACAGGTTCGGGGAGAAGGACGACCCGCTGACCATGTACAAGCTGGACGTCACCACGATCCCGGCGAACCTGGCCGGTGTCCCGGCCATGAGCCTGCCCTCGGGCCTGGTCGACGGCCTGCCGGTCGGCTTCCAGATCCTGGCCCCGCAGCGTGCCGACGACCGCCTCTACCGCGTGGGCGCCGTCCTGGAGGCCGCCCTGGAGGACAGGTGGGGCGCCCCCCTGCTCTCCCAGGCCCCCGCCCTGCCCGAGGCCGCCCCCGGCCAGGGCGCCGTATCTGAGGAGGAGAACTGATGGACGAGCTCATGGACTACGACGAGGCGGTGCGCCGCTACGACCCGGTCCTGGGGCTGGAGGTGCACGTCGAGCTGGGCACCGCCACCAAGATGTTCGACGCCGCCCCCAACGTCTTCGGGGCGCGACCCAACACCATGGTCACCCCCACCAGCGTGGGGCTTCCCGGCTCACTGCCCGTGGTCAACGGCAAGGGGGTGGAGTACGCCATCCGTATCGGCCTGGCCCTGGGCTGCCAGATCGCCGAGTCCTGCCGATTCGCGAGGAAGAACTACTTCTACCCAGACCTGGCCAAGGACTTCCAGACCTCCCAGTCCGACGAGCCCATCGCCTACGACGGAGCCCTGGAGGTCGAGCTGGAGGACGGTACCTTCTTCACCGTCCCCATTGAGCGGGCCCACATGGAGGAGGACGCCGGGAAGAACACCCACGTGGGTGGGGCTGACGGCCGTATCGAGGGCGCCAGCCACTCCCTGGTGGACTACAACCGTGCCGGCGTGCCCCTGGTGGAGATCGTCACCCGCCCTATCGAGGGCGCGGGCGAGCGGGCCCCTGAGGTCGCGGCCAC
Protein-coding regions in this window:
- a CDS encoding glucose PTS transporter subunit IIA; translation: MTTAPERQVRLAAPVSGTTIPLADIPDPVFSSGAVGDGFGVEPDAGQVVAPVDGTVTLVAATGHAIGLKTDSGLEVLLHLGVDTVELKGAPFRMTVSAGDRVRSGQPLGTMDLKAVTAAGKATTAIVVLTNSTTHLAGLEVTPGHVAAGGPAATATLKDTSTEPAAEAVATTGRTDGRTGFDATAADIIAGVGGADNVASVIHCITRVRFYLKDASLANDDVVSNLDGVIDVAKAGGQYQVVIGADVVDVYDAIVSQLPAGAAGDADEAAEPVERPTTPLGWVKYGFSSLIGVITGSMIPVIGVLAASGILKGILALLTQFKVVESASDTYQIISAMADSMFYFLPIIIGFTAAKRLGSDPIIVAIIGGVLAYPSLAHMSNPEYIVKSGDDPAGFTAPYHIVRQIGNTIFNTDFFGIPVSLPQTNAYAYSIFPIIVAAWLAARIEPWLKMWIPAVIRSIFAPLLEIFIVSTLVLVVFGPIVMAISGAIATGVTAVLKLSYPVAGLIIGGFYQCLVIFGLHWAVIPIISQQIADPGYSPLNAIVSATMIAQGGGALAVWIKTRNRRIKRMAGPATISAMCGVTEPAMYGLNLKYGRIFLTASIGGAVGGLITGLFNVNMWGFTGAFVGFPSFVNPKGIDSSFTGFWIASFAALVVAFLCTYFFGFSESDLEGGKEVKKVRLGKREPN
- a CDS encoding UTRA domain-containing protein, translating into MPQAKYHHIFATLQERIETGAYPFQSLLPSENQLAAEFGCTRNTVRKALTLLAGEGYIQAMQGRGVLVIHRRRQTSTFLIGGIESMREAARRNHLDLATHLISLERTRVDAALAERSGMARGADITVVRRLRLLDNVPLIVDTSCFLTVVVPGLTRQVVESSIYSYLEEDLKVVVASASRTIMVDRATPEDRQFIHLAGMDCVAVVTSSTFDSSGTLFEYTVSRHSPVDFSFQATAKRMPAPRRQR
- a CDS encoding L,D-transpeptidase, which gives rise to MDDVSTPLLCPQDSVATPEDPVAEASTPQDEHPDQAEPPAQAEQPDQAEPPTQDRRPDSPEQSDQTEPPTQDEPDPAEQSDPAGPPAQTERPDEDEPAQTEQSDPAEPSTQAEPPTQDGAAPSEPPTQDEPDPSEPPAQNEPAQAEPPAQAEPDSSEPSTQTERPDQAEPPTQDEPAPSEPPTQDEPDPAEPLTQAEPKAGPDRHSGLLGLLRAPRRRILWASAAALLLGIGAGGYAYASYYADVAAPHTTVAGIDVSGMSREEIATLVRSRAESVTVSVTGDVSATASLAQLGTTVDAEATAQAAIAPSSSVLHRLTALVSPTSIDVVTATDPMVTADYAQSLVPEGRTRARNADLALGDDGETFEVVPGSEGVGLDTQALQTAVDTAASTLSGTKVSLSLATVTPEVTDEMAAAVARSANSMVAHSVTLTGPEEASLTADLPTKASWVVTTSHPHTAPTLSVDVSEVESWIRTKAAFLNVDSVTGKRYVDPSGNVAAVPVQAQDGRHVSNAEALATAAAAALEAGTDYSGTLETATDTAAWQDKLIDYGAQDLAYPAAPGEKWIDIDLSKATTTAYEGSSVVHGPVPMVPGSPDHPTVTGTYAVYLKYAAQDMGCTPGWPYCARGVPWVSYWHESYALHGAPWQHTFGWSGPGGSHGCINLPVSEAKWFYDWDEIGTPVVSHY
- a CDS encoding L,D-transpeptidase translates to MQFNALTSAPTAPTADEAGPQDDVVTPPPPAAPEVVPTPGPEASYHPAPAPARDRRRRWPLWTAAAALLLLGTAAVGSYAYASHYSGLALPGTTVAGTDVSGMNRQQIVDLVNSKADAVTVKVSGDASATASLTDLGVTVDAEAVADAALKPSASFGSRLAGLFSDHPVTVATTTQEDTAATYASSLIPSDKTAAHNAGVTLGEDDETFEVSPGSEGVSIDASTLRTAAEQAATSLTSTDVSVSFVTAPPKVSDADAQAVADKANSWVSQDVTITATTTTGSGDQKKTEEESFTADASTKASWITVSQSGDNPPTLGVDNAKVTTWVNEQADEVNAEPVKGQRNVNSRGEVVATAVEAKDGTTVSNSADVASAITNALGSGKAYTGSFTTKTIEATWEERKIADGAENLVYPAAVGEKWIDINLSNKTVTAYEGATVVRGPVSIVDGAPETPTVTGTYHIYLQNATQTMRGQNADGTPYEAEGIPWISYFYEGYALHGAPSRSSFGFSGSHGCLNMPVGEAKWIYDWATIGTTVVSHY
- the gatC gene encoding Asp-tRNA(Asn)/Glu-tRNA(Gln) amidotransferase subunit GatC; the protein is MSTISTDEVARVAALARVALSQEEVTRLAGELDAVASSFARVTSVVTPDLPATSHPVPLTNVLRQDVPGPTLDVDELLAGAPAAEDSMFLVPQILGEE
- the gatA gene encoding Asp-tRNA(Asn)/Glu-tRNA(Gln) amidotransferase subunit GatA, with product MTSSTLSSLVRATAAEQAAALASGEVSSHELTQAHLDRVSAVDDAVHAFLDVDASRALADADAADAVRRQGAAGELTGVPVAVKDLICTRGQVTTAASRILAGWVPPYDATLVTNLRAAHLPVLGKTNLDEFAMGGSTEHSAFGRTSNPWDLGRIPGGSSGGSAAALGAFEAPLAVGTDTGGSIRQPAAVTGTVGVKPTYGTVSRFGVIAMASSLDTPGPMARTVLDTALLHDVIASYDPLDSTSLSDAPRGMAAVVRAAQAGRDLSGLRVGVVRELDGGEGYQPGVVDSFHAALHLLEEAGAQVETVCLPHLEYALDAYYLIMPAEASSNLARYDGMRYGLRVEPAQGPVTAEAVMAATRGAGFGDEVKRRIILGTHVLSAGYYDAYYGSAQKVRTLVQRDFAAAWDEADVLVSPTAPVTAYRFGEKDDPLTMYKLDVTTIPANLAGVPAMSLPSGLVDGLPVGFQILAPQRADDRLYRVGAVLEAALEDRWGAPLLSQAPALPEAAPGQGAVSEEEN